A single region of the Lotus japonicus ecotype B-129 chromosome 4, LjGifu_v1.2 genome encodes:
- the LOC130713902 gene encoding nucleolar protein 56-like → MAALFLLYESACGYALFEAHGLDEIGQNTEAVRNSVSDLNRFGKVVKLCSFHAFTSALDALKQCNAVSEGILTDELRAALEKNLPKVKEGKKPKFSLGVSDPKIGSQIAEVSKIPCQSNEFVSELLRGVRLHFNKFIGDLKTGDLEKAQLGLGHSYSRAKVKFNVNRVDNMVIQAIFLLDTLDKDVNSFSMRVREWYSWHFPELVKIVNDNYLYAKVAKFIKDKSKLTEDNISDLTDIVGDEDKAKEIVEAAKASMGQDLSEVDLINVHQFAQRVMDLSEYRRKLYDYLVAKMSDIAPNLASLIGEVVGARLISHAGSLTNLAKCPSSTLQILGAEKALFRALKTKGNTPKYGLIFHSSFIGKASAKNKGRMARYLANKCSIASRIDCFSESSSTAFGLKLREQVEERLDFYDKGVAPRKNIDVMKSAIESAANNDAEMETEEVPVEASSKKSKKKQKAADEGDEMAVDKPTVTNGDAVEDHKSEKKKKKEKRKLDQEVAAENGTNGNASEQRSVKKKKDRKDDNGEAVEAASESKKKKKSKKNAE, encoded by the exons TACCTCTGCCCTTGATGCCCTCAAACAGTGCAACGCTGTCTCTGAAG GGATATTGACTGATGAGTTGAGGGCTGCTTTGGAGAAAAACTTGCCTAAAGTTAAGGAAGGTAAGAAACCCAAGTTCAGTTTAGGTGTGTCTGATCCTAAGATTGGTTCTCAGATAGCTGAAGTCAGTAAAATTCCTTGCCAAAGTAATGAGTTTGTCAGCGAGCTTCTTCGCGGCGTGCGCCTCCATTTTAATAAGTTCATTGGTGATCTCAAG ACAGGAGATTTGGAAAAAGCCCAACTTGGTTTGGGGCATAGCTACAGCAGAGCCAAGGTGAAGTTTAATGTTAATCGCGTTGACAACATGGTCATCCAAGCAATCTTCCTTCTTGATACACTTGATAAGGATGTCAATTCATTTTCCATGAGAGTCAG AGAGTGGTATTCATGGCATTTTCCTGAGCTGGTGAAGATTGTTAATGACAATTATCTGTATGCCAAAGTTGCCAAGTTTATTAAGGATAAGTCGAAGTTGACTGAAGACAATATTTCAGACTTAACTGATATTGTTGGAGATGAAGATAAAGCAAAGGAGATTGTGGAAGCTGCCAAAGCCTCCATGG GACAGGATTTGTCCGAAGTGGACTTGATCAATGTCCACCAGTTTGCACAGAGGGTCATGGACCTATCAGAGTACAGGAGGAAGCTGTACGATTACCTGGTTGCTAAAATGAGCGATATTGCACCCAATTTGGCCTCTTTAATTGGTGAAGTTGTTGGCGCTCGTTTGATCTCCCATGCTGGCAGTCTCACAAATTTAGCAAAGTGCCCCTcttcaactcttcaaattcTCGGTGCAGAGAAGGCTTTGTTCAG GGCCTTGAAAACAAAAGGGAACACTCCCAAATATGGTTTGATATTCCACTCTTCTTTTATCGGAAAAGCATCAGCCAAAAACAAGGGCCGAATGGCTCGGTATCTTGCAAACAAGTGCTCAATTGCATCCCGCATTGACTGCTTTTCTG AGAGCAGCTCTACTGCTTTTGGGCTGAAACTTCGTGAGCAAGTTGAGGAGCGACTTGACTTTTACGACAAGGGAGTTGCCCCTCGTAAGAACATAGATGTCATGAAGTCCGCTATTGAAAGTGCTGCGAACAATG ATGCAGAGATGGAAACAGAAGAAGTGCCTGTCGAAGCTTCTAGCAAGAAATCCAAGAAGAAGCAAAAAGCtgctgatgaaggtgatgagaTGGCTGTTGATAAGCCAACAGTTACAAATGGTGATGCAGTGGAGGACCATAAatcagaaaagaagaaaaagaaagaaaagagaaaattggACCAGGAGGTGGCTGCTGAAAATGGTACAAATGGGAATGCAAGTGAGCAAAGATCTGTTAAAAAGAAGAAGGATAGAAAGGATGATAATGGAGAAGCAGTGGAGGCTGCTAGTGAGtctaagaagaaaaagaaatcaaaaaagAATGCCGAGTAA